A genomic window from Salvia miltiorrhiza cultivar Shanhuang (shh) chromosome 5, IMPLAD_Smil_shh, whole genome shotgun sequence includes:
- the LOC131024727 gene encoding uncharacterized protein LOC131024727, translating to MTRKSKSGYEKRCKKKKEIEFIESQRGAFHKFLTKKPQAGEKSGTSNGLDEIVVDCENAEILKNTIDDVSKDITNNSNDLDDISGGENDNTNVTQNDSILVDIYDPRKWDGLDSNLIDVLVVNGPKRDLTIVNGPKYKYSRRFSSTFYTRYLSNGETCDREWLVYSKELDKVFCFCCKIFKKGHGKGQLTNEGFNDWTHLSTRLKEHETSVDHVLNMTTWCDLRYRLPQNETIDKVAQELLKKEKEYWKDVITRIIIIVKYLAKHNLAFRGKNEKLYKTRNGNFLGLIEMLVTNMAFKGENGTIKRRNRTLETIFYNAS from the exons ATGACTCGAAAGTCTAAATCAGGATATGAAAAGCGctgtaaaaaaaagaaagaaattgaatTCATCGAATCTCAAAGGGGTGCTTTTCATAAGTTTTTGACAAAAAAACCTCAAGCAGGTGAAAAATCTGGTACTTCTAATGGGTTAGATGAAATTGTTGTTGATTGTGAGAATgctgaaattttaaaaaatactattgATGATGTTAGCAAGGATATTACAAATAATTCAAATGATCTGGATGATATTTCTGGTGGTGAGAATGACAATACTAATGTTACACAAAATGATTCTATTTTAGTTGACATATATGATCCAAGAAAATGGGATGGTCTTGATTCAAATTTGATTGATGTTTTGGTAGTAAATGGTCCAAAAAGAGACTTAACTATAGTGAATGGCCCTAAATATAAATATTCTAGAAGATTCTCTTCAACTTTTTATACTAGATATTTGTCTAATGGTGAAACTTGTGATAGAGAGTGGCTTGTTTACTCAAAGGAGCTTGATaaagttttttgtttttgctgTAAAATATTCAAAAAAGGTCATGGAAAAGGTCAATTAACAAATGAAGGCTTTAATGATTGGACTCACCTTAGTACTAGACTTAAAGAACATGAAACAAGTGTTGATCATGTATTGAATATGACTACTTGGTGTGACCTTCGATATAGATTGCCACAAAATGAAACAATTGATAAAGTTGCTCAAGAATTacttaaaaaagaaaaggaatacTGGAAAGATGTTATAActagaattattattattgtgaagTATCTTGCGAAACATAACCTAGCATTTCGCGGAAAAAATGAAAAGCTATATAAAACTAGGAATGGCAATTTTTTGGGTTTAATTGAGATGTtggtgacaaacatg GCTTTCAAGGGGGAAAATggtactatcaagaggagaaaccGAACGTTAGAGACGATCTTCTacaatgcttcatag
- the LOC131026576 gene encoding lectin alpha chain-like produces MAKLLQTLIPILFSIALLLAAARSQTISFTYDFSGDQHPKDLTYQGTAHFSSDTTYLRLTDAKAAQAGRVLYSNPVQFWQTGGQVDFETTINFIITPIEDILPADGITFFVAPVGSTIPAGSTGGNLGIFNSSGTGPTVFAVEFDPYANDHWDSNFRHVGIDLGSRVSSNTTEVGGAITGQQVTARINYEEATKMITVHVIAGTKKFDVSYEFDLGSFLPEKVQVGLSASTGDNVATHDIVSWYFSATMVNMKKNMDAMIRQYV; encoded by the exons ATGGCCAAGCTtctccaaaccctaattccaatcCTTTTCTCCATCGCCTTGCTCCTCGCCGCAGCGCGCTCACAAACCATCTCCTTCACCTATGATTTCTCCGGCGATCAGCACCCAAAGGACCTAACCTACCAAGGCACCGCCCACTTTTCATCGGACACCACCTACCTCCGCCTCACTGACGCGAAGGCGGCCCAAGCCGGCCGAGTCTTGTACTCGAACCCGGTCCAGTTCTGGCAAACCGGGGGCCAGGTCGACTTTGAAACCACCATAAACTTTATCATTACTCCCATAGAGGACATATTACCGGCCGATGGCATCACCTTCTTCGTCGCCCCCGTCGGCTCCACCATCCCCGCCGGTTCCACCGGCGGAAACCTCGGAATCTTCAACTCCTCGGGCACCGGCCCCACTGTCTTCGCCGTCGAGTTTGACCCATATGCCAACGATCATTGGGATTCAAATTTCCGCCATGTTGGGATAGATCTCGGATCTAGGGTTTCCAGCAATACGACGGAGGTCGGTGGCGCCATAACCGGGCAGCAG GTGACTGCCCGAATCAACTACGAGGAAGCCACGAAGATGATCACCGTTCATGTCATTGCCGGCACGAAGAAGTTCGACGTCAGCTATGAGTTCGACTTGGGCAGCTTTCTTCCTGAGAAGGTCCAAGTCGGGCTCTCCGCCTCCACCGGAGACAACGTTGCCACCCACGACATTGTGTCTTGGTATTTCAGCGCCACCATGGTGAATATGAAGAAGAATATGGACGCCATGATTCGGCAATACGtgtga